GGCAGACACCAACAGCTGATACTCCATGTCAAGCGCATTGAGGATGTACGAGATCAACTCATCATCCTGCAATGGCTTGCCAGCAGCAGCAAGCTCGTCGGTGAGGCCATGCATATGCGCGAAGAAGGAGGCCACCGACTGCGTTCCTTTCTGCGCGTTGGTGAGGGCTGCACGGATGTTGTTGACGCAGGACAGCGATGTTGACGAGAACATGCTCGCCAATGCCGTCCAGAGCTCGTGTGCATGAGCGATCGAGGTCACCTGCACCAAGACTTCTTTGGAGAGATTGTTCAGAAGATATCCGAGTACCTGCTGATCTTTGCGAACCCAGATGGGATGGAGTGGATTCGGGATGGTCTCCTCCTTCCCATCCTTGTCCTTGCTGACGACGATCTTGGCCGGCTCCGCCATGCTTCCATCGACATAGCCGAAGAAGCCTGCCCCTCTCAGTTGTGGCGTAATCTGGGTACGCCACAGGATATAGTTTGTGCGGGTCAGCCGCTCGGTGATCTGACCAGAGAGGGCAATGGAGGTGGTGCTGGAGGAGGCCATGGCAAGGGTTGTGGGAGGAGGAGGGAAAACTAGATGGGAAGAGTTAGgctttgtataccatgtgagagaaCGTCGTACCCTAGCTCTGGGCGATGGCTTCGTGTTAAATAGCCAGGGGCGCAACTCCCTGGGTTAGCGTACAGATTGGATCGAGTACATCTTGGAGAACAAGGGATAGAATAGAGAGATATCTAGTTACAATGATAACAGAATATTCGAACAAACTATCTCTATCTATCTAGGTTCGGTTGACATCCTGTGGGCCGAAGGCTATCACGTAGAAGCTCCATATGTGTCGTTTAACACTATTAAGTAAACATGATTGAAGGTTATTTACCTGCGCTCGACCAAGTTAGAGACAGTTTTGGTCCCAGTCACCTTAAATAAATTTTTATGGAATTCTCTGTGGATATCTGAGAAGTGTTTATTTGCTGAAATAGGTTAAGCGGTTTAAAAGCTATGAACAGGATAACAAGCGACTCGGTAACTCAATTAAAGTTTCAGCTAAACTTAGAACTGGTTATTTAGGTTTTTGCTTGAGGAAAATATTAATTTAGTCATGGAATAGAGATTTAACCTTTTTTGTATGTAAGCTGATATAACTTTTCTGTACTGCCGGCAGTTTGTTAAAATCCACAAAACAGTCCCTTCAGTAGGTTAATGATGaaagtttttttttgcgggtattTCAATGATGAAAATTAATTACTAACTATGGTGCAAAATATCAATGTTCCTTCACTCTTTTGAACTGCAGGGCGTAATTTGCCCATCcaagttcaaatttgaatatgtGGGTTATGTTAAAACACAATAAGGTTTTGTTTGTGTCCAAACGTACTTTTTTATGATTGTACTTCTGAATCCCTATATTAAAACCTTGCTCCACTTGCTACTTTGTCAGGCCCGAGTGGGTTGAGGCGCTAGCAGTCGATCAAATCAAGAGATCAAATGAGGAAATCAGGCCTGAATCTGGATGTATTACTATAAAAGAGGAACTATAGTGTAATGTGTTCATAGCCAGATAGGCAAACTTGGAGAATAAGCATGAATGAATAGCCAGCCACAACCCGGCTGTTAAGTAGGTGTGCTGTCCCCGGCAACGGAGTGAAAGGGAACAGTTACTACGCGGTAACGTTACAGTAGGGATCGGACGACTCGCGCGTTTTGTCTGAATCTTCAACAGTTAACTGAAGAAAGCTACACTGCTTCAGTAGGCGTGACACACTTACATGTAGGCCTTTCAGATTATAAATCGGCATTGCCATTGCGGTTATTGAAGATCTTCGTGTATAGCTTTTGGATCAAAGTCAAGCATTTCGTATCGCCTTCACGTATACCAGTAAAAAATATAACTAAATCATGGCATTCATGCATAGTCAATGAAACTACAAAAGAAAGTCCGGAACTGTCAGAAAAGTTCAGAGTTAAATGATCGACAAGTACAGAGTTTGCACTAAAAAGACAACTACTACATTGGCAATGTAAACTATTATCATTTGTACTGTAAAAAAGGTTAGAGAGAAAAGTTAATAAAGATGAGTGACATAAACCTGTTCAGATCTTTATAAACCTGGGTACTTGTTTGAGATAAAATAACAAAAGGGAATTCAGAAAGGAGTTCAAAACATATAACATTGGAGGGTTAGGCTCAATTTAGTCTCATGTTCTTCCTGTACATGTGTGAATTCAGAGATGCCAGAAAATCAAGGCGCAAATTACACAGAACTATGGAGCTAAAATACAACTATTTAGATCAAGGCACTATTAAGAAAGATAACATAGTTCAGTAAGTCATGAAAATAAATGCTGCAGAATTTGGAGACCACTTAGATATTGTAAATTCAGTTAGCAACAAGACAGACAGATTGTACTTACATTTCAAGGAAAAATATGACTACTCCACACAGTGAATCATAAACATTGACACTGTAATAACTGTTTACTCCACACTGTAAATAGACAGAACAATTATTTTTGGCCACAACTTGAATCTGCTCTGCAACTTATGAACTTGTAGTTGTTCTGCAGATTATCAAGAGCAGCGAAACAGTTTTGATTTACAAACATAGTTAGTCCTACTACTTATCTGCGGTTGCCCAGATCATAACTGCATCATGCTTGCTTATCTGAAACTAATACAAAAAGATAGAGCAGTTTTAACATGGTCCATCACAGGAAACAGAGCAGAAGAAGTACTAGTGCAGGAGCGAATGCCAGGTTCAGAAATCCATCACAGAAGCAAGAAGAACAGCAACAGTTTTACTAGCTTGCAAGAACAAGTGGAGCAAATTGCTCAGAGGTACATCCGTGGCGATCGTACATGGACGAACTATTACATCAGCCAGTGAGTATCCTCGTATACACTTTGAAAACAATTTCAACATCGGACTTAGTAGACACTTGCAGGCGAGAAGAAGTTGCTGTGCCCTCCAGCGTGAAGATTGGCCGCGGCATTGCACCTCTTCTCCTTCTTGAGCGCCTCTTCGGCCTTCCACGCTTCTTCAAATGGATCATGGAAGATGATCGGCGGCGGAGGCTTGTAAGTCCCCACGTCTTGGGCAATGGATGACTTGTCGTTCGTCGACTCTTCTGCTTCTTCATCGAGGAAGGTCCTAAGGAACTCCAGCTCGTCAGCTTCGAGCGGGACGATTTCTTCTGCAGCATCAGCGAAAAGCCCCTCTGGTTCCAAGTAGAAGTTCTGTTCGATGCTGTTAGTAGCTCCGACCGGGAGATTTTCCTCCGCTTGTGACCCGAGAAGCTCATCGATTGTGCAACAGAACCGGGCCATGTCGTCGTCAGCTTCAGGTACGGATTCATCCGGCAAGAAAACCGGTGCTGCAGCGGTGAACGACGATGTGGCAGGTGCCGGGACCGGGACGGCACCGCGCATCCTCTTCTGAGGGCGCGCCGGATGAGGCTCGGCGGCGGCAGCGGTCGCTGGCCTCTTCTGCGCGTGCGTGCTCTGGGTCACGGCCTCCGGTTGCGGTTGTTGAAGCTTGTACGCCTCCGATTCCTGTCGGGCCGCGTCAGGGGCATGCTGAGCCAAGTGCATCTTGCAGAAGACCTTCACCCCGTCGCTGACGGTGGCCTCCGGCAGCAGGCACCGGTACTCCTCCATGACCCAGCCGgtggacttgcccttcttcttgaaggaCAGGTTCTTGACCTCGCCGACCTTGACTCCCGCGTGGCAAATCTCCGTGGTCTTCTGGATGGTCCAGGTGCCGGTGCCGGCGCCGCGCACGCTCTGGTGCTTGCTCCCGTTCTTGCTCTTGCACGTGGTGAAGAAGAACCGGTCGCCGCTGCTCACGGCCTGCGGCACGGGCGCGTACCGGGCGGCCAGATCCTTGGGCTCGCAGCCGGAGATGTTGGCGCGGTGGATGAGCTTGTCGACGCCGTGCAGCGTCTCGCCGGAGAGGAGGCGTGGTAGGTAGTAGGTGACGGCGTCCACTTCCGTAGGGCTCTGCCGGTAGTGGTGGAAGACGTCGTCGACGTCGAGCCCCTCCATCCCGGTCGGCGGCTGCCCGATCTACTGCTAGGGTTCTAGCTAGGAAAGGGTGCTGTCGATCGAGGGCGGGCGGGAGAGGTTTGTCTGCGGGATCGGGAAGGTGTTGTGGGACGCGCAGGTGGTCTTTGCTGATATTTAAAGACGCTGGCGCGTCAGATTTCCTTATCTGAATCCGAAAATGTCCCCAGTTCAGTTTGCCGCTCCCGTTTGctttcattttctgaaaatttccgtCAATCCGATCATGATACGGTCCTGAAGACGTGCCGTGCTGATTGTGATTCTTGATTCAGTTTGAgtaatactagcacatatgcccgtgccgtGCCTTGTAACGAGAGACAAATTAGTGTGTACATCGAAACATTCATCAACACGGCACGACAACATTCAAGCAATGCCATCCGGCGACGATGGGAGGCGCAAGCCATGGTCTTAAACACATTATGAAAAATTGCTCAAGTAGGGCGCTTGCTTTTCCCCATTAAAATCAGATTAGTAGTTTGAAAAAACAGTTTATTTCAGACTACTGGGCTTCGAAATGATTAAATATTGTGTGCCttgctttctttttcttttgcacaTCTTTTATTGGTATGACTAATTGCCCATAACATGCATCCGTCAG
This portion of the Triticum dicoccoides isolate Atlit2015 ecotype Zavitan chromosome 7A, WEW_v2.0, whole genome shotgun sequence genome encodes:
- the LOC119328093 gene encoding uncharacterized protein LOC119328093 is translated as MEGLDVDDVFHHYRQSPTEVDAVTYYLPRLLSGETLHGVDKLIHRANISGCEPKDLAARYAPVPQAVSSGDRFFFTTCKSKNGSKHQSVRGAGTGTWTIQKTTEICHAGVKVGEVKNLSFKKKGKSTGWVMEEYRCLLPEATVSDGVKVFCKMHLAQHAPDAARQESEAYKLQQPQPEAVTQSTHAQKRPATAAAAEPHPARPQKRMRGAVPVPAPATSSFTAAAPVFLPDESVPEADDDMARFCCTIDELLGSQAEENLPVGATNSIEQNFYLEPEGLFADAAEEIVPLEADELEFLRTFLDEEAEESTNDKSSIAQDVGTYKPPPPIIFHDPFEEAWKAEEALKKEKRCNAAANLHAGGHSNFFSPASVY